A stretch of DNA from Natrinema salaciae:
ACCTCGACGTCGAGCGGGTCCACACGCTGACCGGCCCCGTGGCGATCGAGGGGGCTCGTCCGGGCGACGTCCTCGCGGTCGAACTGCTCGCAGTCGAACACCGGGGCTGGGGGTACACGCTGGTCCTCCCGGGCGAGGCGGACCTCGGGCTCCTGGCCGACGAGTTCCCGGAGCCGGCGTTGCACGTCTGGGAGTTCGACGGCGACGTCGCGCGGTTCGCGAACGACATCGAGGTGCCGCTCGATCCGTTTCCCGGCGTGGTCGGCGTCGCGCCGGCCGAGGACGGCACGCACGAGACGTTTCCGCCGAGATCGGTCGGCGGGAACATGGACATCAAACAGCTCACGGCGGGCTCGACGCTGTATCTCCCCGTCGCGGTCGACGAGGCGCTGTTCAGCGTCGGCGACGGCCACGCCGCGCAGGGGGACGGCGAGGTCTGCGGGACCGGCATCGAGGCGCCGACGGCCGTCACCTGCCGATTCGACCTCCGGTCGGACCTGTCGATCGACCAGCCCCAGTTCGAGACCACGGGGCCGTTCACGCCGACCGGCCGGAACGAGCCGATGTACGGGACGACTGGCATCGCGGACGACCTGATGAC
This window harbors:
- a CDS encoding acetamidase/formamidase family protein gives rise to the protein MASGHDAAYEIAADDETVHSAWNNDLEPVRTVEPGTVVRFECRDSTGGQLDPDSTVADVADLDVERVHTLTGPVAIEGARPGDVLAVELLAVEHRGWGYTLVLPGEADLGLLADEFPEPALHVWEFDGDVARFANDIEVPLDPFPGVVGVAPAEDGTHETFPPRSVGGNMDIKQLTAGSTLYLPVAVDEALFSVGDGHAAQGDGEVCGTGIEAPTAVTCRFDLRSDLSIDQPQFETTGPFTPTGRNEPMYGTTGIADDLMTATRAAVRNMIDHLHDERGLDRNDAYILCSAAVDLKINEVVNAPNWVVSAYLPERLFPDEQRRAA